CCGAACTCGACGGCTGGATCCGGGACAACATCGACGCCGTACCCGCCGCCGAGCGCCTGCTCGTGAGCAACCACGATGCGTTCGGCTACTTCACGGCCGCCTACGGCATCACCTACGTCGGCAGCGTCATCCCGAGCTTCGACGACAACGCCGAACCGAGCGCAGCCGAGATCGACACTCTCGTCGCCGCGATCAAGGCCACCGGGGTCAAGGCGGTCTTCTCCGAAGCCTCCATCAACCCCAAGGCCGCCGACACCATCGCCAGCGAGGCCGGCGTCACGGTGTACTCCGGTGAGGATGCCCTCTACGGCGACTCCCTCGGCCCGGCGGACAGCGACGGTGCCACCTACATCGCCTCCCAGCTGCACAACGTGCGCCTGATCCTGGAATCCTGGGGCGTGACGCCCAGCGCCGTGCCCGCCGACCTGCAATAGTTGACGAGTGAACGAGAACCCTTCTCAGCAGCGGATGCCCGCTTCGGTCGCCCTCCGCGTCTCCGGAGCCTCGTTCGCCTACGCGCATACTCCCGCCCTCACCGGCATGGACTTCGACCTCCATGCCGGTGAGGCCATCGCCCTGATCGGTCCGAACGGTTCGGGCAAGTCCACGCTGCTCAAGGGCATCCTGGGCCTGATCCACCGCACCAGCGGCACCGTCGAGGTGCTCGGCCAGGACACCGCGCCGGCCGGCAGCATCGGCTACGTGCCGCAGACCGACGAACTCGACCCGGAGTTCCCGGTGACACTCGAGCAGGTCGTCATGATGGGCCGCTACCGCCAACTCGGCTGGTTGCGGCTGCCCGGCAAGAAGGACCGCGCGGCCGTGGCCGCCGCCCTCGAGACCGTTGGCCTCGGGCACCGCGCCAAGACCCGGTTCGGGGAGCTCTCCGGCGGTCAGCAGCAGCGTGGCCTGCTCGCCCGCGCCGTGGCCGCCGGCCCCCGGCTGCTGCTGCTCGACGAGCCGTTCAACGGGCTCGACCAGTCCAATCGAGACGCCCTCGTGGGCACCGTCGAGAGACTCAAGGCCGACGGCGTGGCCGTGCTGGTCTCCACCCACGACCTCGAACTGGCCCGCGCGGTCTGCGAACGCGTGCTGCTGCTCAACGGAACCCAGGTGGCGTTCGGGCCGCGCGAGAGCGTGCTCACCCTCGAGAACGTGCAGCGCACCTTCCACGAGGTGGGCGTCGAGATGGACCAGCACACCCTGGTCATCCCCGGCCACGAGGGCCACTGAATGATCGACCTGCTCGGCCCGCTCGTCACCGCGTTCTCGCTCCCCTTCATGGCGCGGGCGCTCGTGGTGCTGCTCGCGCTCAGCCTCGTTGCCGGCATCGTGGGGGTGCTGGTCAACCTGCGCAGCCTCGAGTTCATCAGCGACGGGCTCACCCACTCTGTCTTCCCCGGCATCGCCATCGGATTCGTCTGGGGCGGCCGGGACGGCCTGTTCCTCGGCGCCATGATCGCCGCGGTCCTGGCGGCCGTGGTGCTCACCCTGATCACCCGGCGCGCGGTCTCCGGCGACGCCGCCATCGCGATCGTGTTCACCGCCATGTTCAGTATCGGCATCCTCGTGGTGTCGCGGCAGACCAACTACGCCGGCCAGCTCGAACAACTGCTCTTCGGCCGGCTGCTCACGGTCACCCCCACCGAGGTGACGCAGACCCTGGTGATCTGCGCGCTCGCCCTGCTCCTGGTGGGCCTCACCCTCAAGCAACAGGTCTACCGCGCCTTCGACCCCACCGCCGTCGCCGCGGCCGGCTACCGGCCCCTGTTGCTCGACCTGCTGCTCAACGTCGCCATCGCCCTGGTCGTCGTGGCCGCCTCCAGCGCCGTCGGCAACCTCCTGGTGCTCGCCGTGCTCATCGTGCCCGGCGCCGTCGCGCGGCTGATCACCGCGCGGCTCTGGCTGCTCTTCCCGCTCGCGGCGGGCTTCGCCGCGCTGTGCGCCTGGGTGGGCCTGGCGCTCGGCTTCGAGGCCTCGGTCACCGCCGGCATCGACCTGCCCAGCGGTGCCACGGTCGTGCTCGTCCTCGTGGCCGGCTACCTCCTGGTGCTGCTGGTGCGGGTCCTGGCCGACCGGATGCGCCGCCCCGCCGACGCCGACGATGCCGACGATGCCCCCGTCGCCGACCCAGCGCCCCAGGCGGTGCGCGCCTGATGGGCTACTTCGAGAAGGCCCTCCTCGCCGCCGTGCTCATCGGCGCGCTCAGCGGCCTCGTCGGCACCCTCGTGGTGCTGCGTCGGCGCACGTTCTTCGCCCAGGCGCTCACCCACGCCACCTTCCCCGGAGCGGTCGCGGCGGCGATGCTGGGCATCAGCATCCCCCTCGGTGCCGCGGTGGCCAGCGCCCTCATCGTGGGCATCATGACCGCGCTCGGCCGGGTGCGCCGCCAGGGCAGCCAGGTGGCCTCCGGGATCATGCTCACCGCCGGCTTCGCGCTCGGGGTTCTGCTGCAGGCGCTCAACCCGTCGCTGCCCGTGCACGTGGAGTCCTACCTGGTGGGCTCGATCCTCACCGTCACAGACGGGGACGTGATCCTCGCCGGCGCCGTGCTGGCGGTGGCCGTGCTCGCGGCGGTGTTCCTGGGCAAGGAGATCCTCTTCTCCACCTTCGACCGCACCGGGTACCGGGCGGCCGGCTACCGGGAATGGGCCATCGAGGCGCTCACCCTTGTGCTCATCGCGGCCACCGTGGTGTCCGTGATGCCCGCCGTCGGTGCCATCCTGGCCATCGCGCTGATCGCCGCCCCCGCCGCCGCGGCCCGCCTGCTGGTGCAGAGTGCCGCGCACATCGCGCTGCTGGCCCCGGTCATCGGCGCCGGCTCAGGCGTCGCCGGCGTGCTGCTCTCCCGGGCCCTGGACGTGGCCGCCGGCCCGGCCATCGCGCTCACCGCGGCCGCCTGCTTCCTCCTCGCGCTGGGGGCCCGCGCACTGGCCACGCGCCGCCGCGGGGTTCACGAGCCGGCCCGGGCCGGGCTACGGTTGGACACATGAAGCGAAACACCTGGCAGCGAGAGGCCGTGCGCACCGAGCTCGGTCGCGCAGAGGGCTTCGTCAGCGCTCAGGGCCTGCACGCCGCCCTGCACGCCACCGGATCCCCGATCGGCCTCGCCACGGTCTACCGCGCGCTGTCCGACCTCGCCGTGGAGGGCGACGCGGACTCCCTGCAGTCGCCCGACGGCGAGAGCCTCTACCGGGCCTGCACCACCACTGAGCACCACCACCACCTGATCTGCCGCAACTGCGGGCTCACTGTGGAGATCGAGGTGGACGCCATCGAGAACTGGGCCACCGCCGTGGCCGCCGAACATGGCTTCACCGAGGCCGCGCACGTCGTAGATGTCTTCGGCCTCTGCGCGGCCTGCACCGCGCTTGCATCGGTGCGCCCGAACCCGTAGTCTGGGTAGCTGCTGCGCATATCTGTGCGTGCATTGCTTGTTCGTGTCTTTTCCTCCCATCGAATCAGCCGCCGGAATTCACTTTTCGGCCGGCCGCTTCCGGGTGGAATCCAACGCGAACCGGCCGACAAGAGATCTTGGGAAGGGCATTCGCCCTTCGGTATTGGAGGAAAACCATGGCAGCAACCTGCCAGGTGACCGGAGCCGTTCCCGGCTTTGGACACAACATTTCGCACTCGCACCGGCGCACCAAGCGTCGCTTCGACCCGAACGTGCAGACCAAGAAGTACTTCGTGCCGTCGCTTCGCCGCAACGTCACGCTGACCCTCTCGGCAAAGGGCATCAAGGTTATTGATGCTCGCGGCATCGAGTCGGTTGTCAAGGACCTGCTCGCACGTGGGGAGAAAATCTAATGGCTAAGGCTCAGGACGTACGTCCGATCATCAAGCTGCGTTCGACGGCAGGAACCGGTTACACCTACGTGACCAAGAAGAACCGTCGCAACAACCCCGACCGACTCGTGCTCAAGAAGTACGACCCCGTAGTGCGCAAGCACGTTGACTTCCGTGAGGAGCGCTAAAAATGGCGAAGAAGAGCATGATTGCCAAGAACAACCAGCGCAAGGTCATCGTTGAGCGTTACGCCGCGAAGCGCCTCGAGCTGAAGAAGGCTCTTGTCGACCCGGCCGGCACCGACGAGTCCCGCGAAGAGGCTCGCAAGGGCCTCCAGAAGCTGCCCCGCAACGCCTCGCCGGTTCGCCTGCGCAACCGCGACGCGGTTGACGGTCGTCCCCGTGGCCACCTCTCCAAGTTCGGCATCTCGCGCGTACGTTTCCGCGACATGGCGCACCGCGGCGAGCTGCCCGGCATCACCAAGTCCAGCTGGTAACCAGCTCCTGATCGCGTAAGCGATCCAGGCACACCTCAGGGGATGCCCGACTCCGGTCGGGCATCCCCTGTTGCGTACCCGCCGCGTGCCGCTCGGCCTCCACCCTGATCGGGGGCCCGGGAGCCCGCATCGGTTCGCGCACAGCGCAAAGGCAGCCAATTAGCCGGGCAAAGCGGCCCGAAACGCCGTAAATCCGCGGATTTCCGCGGATCAATGCTAGATTCAACGCGGTCGAACCGACCAACGGAGGCGTTGTCACAACGTCGCCCGCTTCACGTGAATACCTGTTTTTTACAGACGAAGGTCCGAGGAGGACACTCAATGGCTGACAAGTCGCTGAACAAGACCGAGCTCGTTGCCAAGGTTGCCGCAGACTCTGGCCAGAGCCAGGCTGCTGTCGACGGCGTTCTGAACGCTTTCTTTGCAACCCTCGCCGACACCGTTGCTAACGACGGCAAGGTCACCATCCCGGGATGGCTCGGCGTCGAGCGCACCGCGACGGCTGCTCGCACCGGTCGCAACCCGCAGACCGGCGAAGAGATCGCCATCGCTGCCGGCCACCGCGTCAAGCTGACCGCTGGTAGCAAGCTCAAGGCTGCCGCCAAGTAGGTTGCAAGCTTCGTAGTACCACTGGGCGTCGACTTCGGTCGGCGCCCATTGTGTTTTCCAGGCTTGTGTTTTCCACGCTTGTGTTTTCCACGCGTGTTTCACGCGCGTGTGGTTTCGGCACGGCCTGCACCGGACCGACGGGCATCCGCCGCCGGTTAAGCTGGAGTGGTGCCCCGTTACGTTCGAATCATCGGGCCGGCAGCGCTGCTGCTGGTCGCCATTGTGGCGACGCTGGCGGGACTCGCCTACGGCGGCGGGGCGGATGCCCAACTCCTCGCCGACCCGGGCGCCGTCGTGCGCTGGGGTCTGCCTGTGGCCAAGCTCCTGGTCAACCTCGGCGCGGCCGGCACCATCGGCGCCCTGGTGCTCACCTGTTTCGCCCTGAGCCCGCGGGAGCGGGAGTTCGGCACCGCGATCGACCTGGCCGCCGCGTCGGCCGCGTTCCTCACCATCGCCTCCGCACTGACCGGCTTCCTCACCTTCCTGCAGGTGACCAACGTGACCGTGAGCCTGGATGACCGGTTCAGCGCCACGGTGGGCCAATTCTTCAGCCAGATCGCCATCGGGCAGGCCTGGCTCACCACCACACTGATCGCCGCGGCCGTGACCGTGCTCTGTTTCGCGGTGCGCAACCAGACCGCCCTGGTCTTCGTCACTGTGCTGGCCCTGCTGTCGTTGCTGCCGATGGCCCAGCAGGGTCACTCGGCGGGCGCAGAGGGCCACGACGCCGCGATCACGGCGCTCGGGCTGCACCTGGTCTTCGCCGCGGTCTGGTTGGGCGGCCTCCTCACGATCATCCTGCTGCAGCGCCAGCTGAGCCCAGCGCGCCTCCGCGAGGTCATGGGCCGGTACTCCACCCTCGCGCTGGTGAGCTTCGTCGTCGTGGCCGCGTCCGGGTACGTCAGCGCCGAGCTGCGCGTGGGCAGCTGGGACAAACTGCTCACCGGCTACGGCGTCCTGGTGCTGGCCAAGGTGGCCGTACTGCTCGTGCTGGGCGGTTTCGGCGTGCTGCAGCGCCGGTACCTGCTCAGCCGGATGCGCACCGTCCCCGGCACCGTCGACCCCTGGTTCTGGTGGCTCGTGGTGGGCGAGATCGCGTTCATGGGCCTGGCCAGCGGCGTCGCCGCGGCCCTGGCGAGGACCGCCACCCCGGTGGCGCAGGTGGTCACAACGGCCATCCCCACGGCCACGCCCGCGCAGATCCTCACGGGTGAGGTGCTGCCGCCCGAACTCACCTTCGCCCGGTACTTCACCGAGTGGAACTTCGACCTCGCCTGGGTGTTGTTCTGCGCCTTCGGCATCTTCTTCTACCTCGCCGGCGTAGTGCGGCTGCGTCGCCGCGGCGACAAATGGCCCCTGCACCGCACCATCCTCTGGGTGGCCGGGCTGATAACGCTGTTCTACATCACCAACGGCGGCGTCAACGTGTATGAGAAGTACCTCTTCTCCACGCACATGCTCGCCCACATGGCCCTGACGATGCTGGTGCCGGTGCTGCTGGTGCCGGGCGCTCCGGTCACGCTCGCGGCCCGCGCCATCCGGATGCGCCGTGACGGCAGCCGGGGCCCGCGCGAGTGGATCCTGCTGGCCGTGCACTCCAAATTCGCCGGGGTCATCTCCAACCCCATCGTGGCCGCGGTGCTGTTCGCCGGCTCACTGTGGGTCTTCTACTACACCTCGCTGTTCAGCTGGGCGACGACCGACCACATCGGCCACCAGTGGATGATCGTGCACTTCCTGATCACCGGGTACCTGTTCGTGCAGTCGCTGATCGGCATCGACCCGGTGCCGTACCGCCTGCCGTACACCTTCCGGCTGCTCCTGCTGCTGGGCACCATGGCCTTCCACGCGTTCTTCGGCCTGGCGCTGATGACCGGCACCGGCCTGCTCCTGGCGGACTGGTACGGCGCCATGGGCCGGGACTGGGGCGTCAGCGCCCTGGCCGATCAGCAGGCCGGCGGCGGCATCGCCTGGAGCGTGGGCGAGATCCCCACCATCGCCCTGGCCATCATCGTGGCCATCCAGTGGGGCCGCAGCGACGAGAAGGAAACCAAGCGTCGCGACCGCAACGCCGACCGCACGAATGAAGCCGAACTCAACGAATACAA
This is a stretch of genomic DNA from Cryobacterium soli. It encodes these proteins:
- a CDS encoding metal ABC transporter ATP-binding protein, encoding MNENPSQQRMPASVALRVSGASFAYAHTPALTGMDFDLHAGEAIALIGPNGSGKSTLLKGILGLIHRTSGTVEVLGQDTAPAGSIGYVPQTDELDPEFPVTLEQVVMMGRYRQLGWLRLPGKKDRAAVAAALETVGLGHRAKTRFGELSGGQQQRGLLARAVAAGPRLLLLDEPFNGLDQSNRDALVGTVERLKADGVAVLVSTHDLELARAVCERVLLLNGTQVAFGPRESVLTLENVQRTFHEVGVEMDQHTLVIPGHEGH
- a CDS encoding metal ABC transporter permease, whose amino-acid sequence is MIDLLGPLVTAFSLPFMARALVVLLALSLVAGIVGVLVNLRSLEFISDGLTHSVFPGIAIGFVWGGRDGLFLGAMIAAVLAAVVLTLITRRAVSGDAAIAIVFTAMFSIGILVVSRQTNYAGQLEQLLFGRLLTVTPTEVTQTLVICALALLLVGLTLKQQVYRAFDPTAVAAAGYRPLLLDLLLNVAIALVVVAASSAVGNLLVLAVLIVPGAVARLITARLWLLFPLAAGFAALCAWVGLALGFEASVTAGIDLPSGATVVLVLVAGYLLVLLVRVLADRMRRPADADDADDAPVADPAPQAVRA
- a CDS encoding metal ABC transporter permease, with the protein product MGYFEKALLAAVLIGALSGLVGTLVVLRRRTFFAQALTHATFPGAVAAAMLGISIPLGAAVASALIVGIMTALGRVRRQGSQVASGIMLTAGFALGVLLQALNPSLPVHVESYLVGSILTVTDGDVILAGAVLAVAVLAAVFLGKEILFSTFDRTGYRAAGYREWAIEALTLVLIAATVVSVMPAVGAILAIALIAAPAAAARLLVQSAAHIALLAPVIGAGSGVAGVLLSRALDVAAGPAIALTAAACFLLALGARALATRRRGVHEPARAGLRLDT
- a CDS encoding Fur family transcriptional regulator, translating into MKRNTWQREAVRTELGRAEGFVSAQGLHAALHATGSPIGLATVYRALSDLAVEGDADSLQSPDGESLYRACTTTEHHHHLICRNCGLTVEIEVDAIENWATAVAAEHGFTEAAHVVDVFGLCAACTALASVRPNP
- the rpmB gene encoding 50S ribosomal protein L28, with amino-acid sequence MAATCQVTGAVPGFGHNISHSHRRTKRRFDPNVQTKKYFVPSLRRNVTLTLSAKGIKVIDARGIESVVKDLLARGEKI
- the rpmG gene encoding 50S ribosomal protein L33, with protein sequence MAKAQDVRPIIKLRSTAGTGYTYVTKKNRRNNPDRLVLKKYDPVVRKHVDFREER
- the rpsN gene encoding 30S ribosomal protein S14 — translated: MAKKSMIAKNNQRKVIVERYAAKRLELKKALVDPAGTDESREEARKGLQKLPRNASPVRLRNRDAVDGRPRGHLSKFGISRVRFRDMAHRGELPGITKSSW
- a CDS encoding HU family DNA-binding protein, whose product is MADKSLNKTELVAKVAADSGQSQAAVDGVLNAFFATLADTVANDGKVTIPGWLGVERTATAARTGRNPQTGEEIAIAAGHRVKLTAGSKLKAAAK
- a CDS encoding cytochrome c oxidase assembly protein, with amino-acid sequence MPRYVRIIGPAALLLVAIVATLAGLAYGGGADAQLLADPGAVVRWGLPVAKLLVNLGAAGTIGALVLTCFALSPREREFGTAIDLAAASAAFLTIASALTGFLTFLQVTNVTVSLDDRFSATVGQFFSQIAIGQAWLTTTLIAAAVTVLCFAVRNQTALVFVTVLALLSLLPMAQQGHSAGAEGHDAAITALGLHLVFAAVWLGGLLTIILLQRQLSPARLREVMGRYSTLALVSFVVVAASGYVSAELRVGSWDKLLTGYGVLVLAKVAVLLVLGGFGVLQRRYLLSRMRTVPGTVDPWFWWLVVGEIAFMGLASGVAAALARTATPVAQVVTTAIPTATPAQILTGEVLPPELTFARYFTEWNFDLAWVLFCAFGIFFYLAGVVRLRRRGDKWPLHRTILWVAGLITLFYITNGGVNVYEKYLFSTHMLAHMALTMLVPVLLVPGAPVTLAARAIRMRRDGSRGPREWILLAVHSKFAGVISNPIVAAVLFAGSLWVFYYTSLFSWATTDHIGHQWMIVHFLITGYLFVQSLIGIDPVPYRLPYTFRLLLLLGTMAFHAFFGLALMTGTGLLLADWYGAMGRDWGVSALADQQAGGGIAWSVGEIPTIALAIIVAIQWGRSDEKETKRRDRNADRTNEAELNEYNDRLARLAAHDR